Proteins encoded within one genomic window of Mycolicibacterium aubagnense:
- a CDS encoding acyltransferase encodes MIGEPATADPEDVARKKAAAPTLKLPPEPEWELGEDGRVTYYKMQKMGVRRKARNRIGELLFNMFITHIPSHTIRQGFLRLFGATIGEWSTIMRGTTILDIEFLTIGNGTTIGFRCLLDARAGLWIGDNVTIASDVHLLGGGHDINHPDFLPIPIPTVVEDYVWIASRAMVLPALIGRGAVVAAQALVVKDVAPLDVVGGNPAKVFAKRNPDALGYSAKYRPLFC; translated from the coding sequence ATGATTGGCGAGCCGGCAACGGCAGACCCGGAGGATGTGGCACGCAAGAAGGCGGCCGCACCGACATTGAAATTGCCACCGGAGCCGGAATGGGAGCTCGGCGAGGACGGCCGCGTCACCTATTACAAGATGCAGAAGATGGGTGTTCGCCGGAAGGCGCGCAACCGCATCGGTGAGCTGCTGTTCAACATGTTCATCACGCACATCCCGTCGCACACCATCCGCCAGGGCTTCCTGCGGCTGTTCGGCGCCACCATCGGTGAGTGGTCGACCATCATGCGCGGCACCACGATCCTGGACATCGAGTTCCTCACCATCGGCAACGGCACGACCATCGGCTTCCGCTGCCTGCTCGACGCGCGGGCCGGCCTGTGGATCGGCGACAACGTCACCATCGCCAGCGATGTGCACCTGCTCGGCGGTGGCCACGACATCAACCATCCCGACTTCCTGCCGATCCCGATCCCGACGGTCGTCGAGGACTACGTCTGGATCGCCAGCCGGGCGATGGTGCTGCCGGCCCTGATCGGCCGCGGCGCCGTGGTCGCCGCGCAGGCGCTGGTGGTCAAAGACGTGGCCCCGCTCGACGTCGTCGGCGGCAATCCCGCCAAAGTGTTCGCCAAGCGAAATCCGGATGCATTGGGCTACAGCGCAAAATATCGGCCCTTGTTCTGCTGA